A genomic window from Photobacterium gaetbulicola Gung47 includes:
- a CDS encoding putative PTS system, IIC component (COG1299,COG1445,COG3925): protein MALLLKKEKTEIDKLREALMTGVSYMIPVIVAGGMMLAFGSLFETLTGVDLKESNSLAAQLINDLKTFGLYGLTLLFPVIAAFVGFGLAGKPAIAPGLIAGMLARDMQMGFLGALLGGLMVGYLVRWMLANIKLPKEFRSLLPMVIIPLIGSAIILFVMKYIVGYPLIALNTGLENWLVGMSGGNKVVMAAVLGAMVGFDLGGPINKAAITVSLGLFAQGIFEPVTASHIAIMIAPFGIGLSTIFAKQYYSKELQENGRAALMMSCVGISEGAIPFILANPALIIINTVGSAISAAMVIMFDSIVQAPAAGILALILSSNFFLYFISIATGVAFVAVATTVLMKRQFTKQATEAETQQQAAKSA, encoded by the coding sequence ATGGCCCTACTATTAAAAAAAGAAAAAACTGAAATAGATAAATTACGTGAAGCGTTAATGACCGGCGTTTCATACATGATTCCAGTTATTGTAGCTGGTGGTATGATGCTGGCTTTTGGTTCATTATTTGAAACCTTAACTGGGGTTGATTTAAAAGAAAGCAATTCTTTAGCTGCTCAATTAATAAATGATTTAAAAACATTTGGTTTATATGGACTGACATTATTATTCCCGGTTATTGCCGCCTTTGTTGGGTTTGGCCTGGCGGGAAAACCTGCCATAGCACCGGGTTTAATTGCCGGTATGTTGGCCCGTGACATGCAAATGGGCTTTTTAGGGGCACTATTGGGTGGTTTGATGGTGGGGTATTTAGTCCGCTGGATGCTGGCCAATATCAAGCTGCCAAAAGAGTTCCGCAGCCTATTGCCGATGGTGATTATCCCGCTAATCGGCTCGGCAATCATTCTGTTTGTCATGAAATATATTGTCGGTTATCCGCTTATTGCTCTCAATACTGGCCTGGAGAATTGGTTGGTCGGCATGTCCGGTGGCAACAAAGTGGTGATGGCAGCTGTGCTTGGGGCAATGGTAGGTTTTGACTTGGGGGGACCAATCAACAAGGCGGCTATCACGGTGAGTCTCGGTTTGTTTGCCCAGGGGATCTTTGAGCCCGTTACCGCGTCACATATTGCTATCATGATCGCACCGTTTGGTATCGGTCTGTCAACGATTTTCGCCAAGCAATACTACAGCAAAGAATTGCAGGAAAATGGCCGTGCAGCCCTGATGATGTCATGCGTAGGCATCAGTGAGGGGGCAATACCTTTTATCCTCGCCAATCCAGCATTAATCATTATTAATACCGTCGGCAGTGCCATTTCAGCTGCGATGGTGATCATGTTTGACTCAATAGTACAAGCGCCAGCAGCAGGGATCCTTGCGCTGATTCTATCGTCCAATTTCTTCTTGTACTTCATTTCTATCGCTACCGGCGTGGCTTTTGTCGCTGTTGCTACCACGGTACTGATGAAGCGACAGTTCACTAAGCAGGCCACAGAGGCTGAGACCCAGCAGCAAGCAGCGAAATCCGCTTAA
- a CDS encoding putative alpha-mannosidase (COG0383) codes for MMSLNKKAYIVPHTHWDREWYFSTEESQVLLVFTMQQVLEQLEQDDGLPCFVLDGQSVMLEDYLSVVPEDSDRVKALVESGKLLVGPWYTQTDQCVVHGESQIRNLMWGCRDAKRFGAVMKVGYVPDSFGQSEQLPQLLKHFNIDKCVFWRGIWEGICGNTEFVWRAPDGSEVTTAVLEFGYSAFQGMKPMETHLEGIDQKMSERFWPGERDHFLFMGGHDQKPWQRETVEAIRQANETRPYQYQLCRFEDYFASTTGCSLPVVESEMLYGKYSRIHRGIYSTRYDIKKLNSDVENLLVNQLEPLLTVANQFGLKYPYGLMEKNWKQLMQSHAHDSIGGCNTDSVNRQVKARIEAVRENAERLKAITLKQLADSSTKGKDGEYVLVFNPLPYSRNVQVELELVLPTRRFTIFDGAQDVEQQHVSCELVDINAIVQDPTTLGDERFRSWYRHNVVVSLEGLPACGYRNLRVERLADEEAPADRCQLQTVIDEPVSIANEALSVTVDMHGKISLTCLSSGQHWDDLITLVDGGDDGDNYDFSEPHDDHQIAFGVQQAKGIRVCQGPLRSEIRIDYQADLPADLAERAEKCGSVTQHIEVVLGLAKGSEHLDIALELENKVNDHRLQLHVNGDFARAQSVADQPVGLIRRGNDELALSLWQQQQWTSCPVPIYPMQSVVAGETSQGGIAVMADGVREYQQYDDSIAITLFRAMGFVGKPDLKYRPGRLSGLPDASPDSQLRQPLSFRLALYPFSGSASDAGLCQRVKEWLSTPLTLHNGVVQRFMIAPPVFTAPETFSMLAFNQPDVTVSAVKVCEDDSRSVVVRLMNASSNHIALGALPAEWRVQQVDGMERVVGDVTAQTVIPPQGLIGLRLSKANP; via the coding sequence ATGATGTCATTGAATAAAAAAGCGTACATAGTTCCTCATACCCACTGGGACCGCGAGTGGTATTTCAGCACTGAGGAGTCTCAAGTATTGCTGGTCTTCACCATGCAGCAAGTCCTGGAGCAGCTTGAGCAAGACGATGGTCTGCCTTGTTTCGTGCTCGATGGGCAGTCGGTGATGCTCGAGGATTACTTGAGTGTGGTACCGGAAGACAGCGACAGGGTGAAAGCTCTGGTCGAGTCGGGCAAGTTGTTGGTTGGTCCTTGGTATACCCAAACTGATCAGTGTGTTGTCCACGGCGAATCACAAATCAGGAACTTGATGTGGGGGTGTCGTGATGCCAAACGCTTCGGCGCAGTCATGAAAGTCGGTTATGTACCTGACTCTTTCGGCCAAAGTGAACAGCTTCCTCAGCTACTTAAGCATTTCAATATCGATAAATGCGTCTTTTGGCGTGGGATCTGGGAAGGAATTTGTGGCAATACTGAATTCGTTTGGCGGGCTCCAGATGGCAGTGAAGTAACCACGGCGGTACTCGAGTTTGGCTATAGCGCATTCCAGGGGATGAAGCCAATGGAAACGCATCTTGAGGGTATTGATCAGAAGATGAGTGAGCGCTTCTGGCCCGGCGAGCGGGACCACTTCTTGTTCATGGGGGGGCATGACCAGAAACCATGGCAGAGAGAAACGGTTGAGGCTATCCGACAGGCCAATGAAACTCGGCCATACCAGTATCAACTTTGCCGTTTCGAAGATTACTTTGCCAGTACCACCGGTTGCTCGCTCCCCGTTGTTGAAAGCGAAATGCTGTATGGCAAATATAGCCGGATCCATCGTGGCATTTACTCAACCCGCTACGACATCAAAAAACTCAACAGCGATGTCGAGAACCTGCTGGTCAATCAGCTTGAGCCATTGCTGACGGTTGCTAACCAATTTGGTCTGAAATATCCGTATGGCCTGATGGAGAAAAACTGGAAGCAGTTAATGCAGAGCCATGCCCATGACTCCATCGGCGGCTGTAATACCGACTCTGTAAACCGTCAGGTTAAAGCCCGTATCGAGGCGGTTCGTGAGAATGCTGAACGGCTCAAGGCGATCACACTCAAGCAATTGGCCGATTCGTCGACGAAGGGAAAAGACGGCGAGTACGTTTTGGTTTTCAACCCTCTGCCTTACAGCCGCAACGTTCAGGTCGAGTTGGAGCTGGTATTGCCGACTCGCCGGTTTACCATCTTTGACGGTGCGCAGGATGTAGAGCAGCAGCATGTGTCGTGCGAGCTGGTGGATATCAATGCCATTGTCCAAGACCCGACCACACTCGGTGATGAGCGCTTTCGGTCCTGGTACCGGCATAACGTTGTGGTGTCACTGGAAGGTTTGCCAGCCTGCGGCTACCGTAACCTCAGGGTAGAGCGCCTGGCCGATGAGGAAGCGCCGGCTGATCGCTGCCAGCTTCAAACTGTGATCGATGAACCGGTCAGTATTGCTAATGAGGCCCTGTCAGTGACGGTCGATATGCATGGCAAGATTAGCTTGACCTGTTTGAGCAGCGGCCAACACTGGGATGATTTAATCACCCTGGTGGACGGCGGCGATGATGGTGACAACTACGACTTTTCTGAGCCGCATGATGACCATCAAATTGCTTTTGGAGTGCAACAAGCCAAAGGGATCCGGGTTTGCCAAGGGCCGCTGCGCTCAGAAATCCGTATTGATTATCAGGCGGATCTGCCGGCGGACTTGGCCGAGCGGGCCGAAAAGTGCGGTTCTGTCACGCAGCACATTGAAGTCGTTCTGGGACTGGCGAAAGGCAGTGAGCATTTGGATATTGCGCTCGAGCTGGAAAATAAAGTCAATGATCACCGGTTACAACTGCATGTTAATGGCGATTTTGCCCGGGCACAGAGTGTGGCGGATCAACCTGTCGGGCTGATCCGGCGTGGCAACGATGAATTGGCGCTGTCGCTATGGCAACAGCAGCAATGGACATCCTGTCCCGTGCCGATTTATCCGATGCAGAGTGTTGTTGCCGGTGAAACGTCACAAGGCGGAATTGCAGTGATGGCAGACGGTGTACGAGAGTATCAGCAATATGATGACTCAATCGCGATAACCCTGTTCCGTGCCATGGGTTTTGTCGGTAAGCCGGACCTGAAATACCGTCCAGGGCGTCTATCAGGTTTGCCGGATGCTAGTCCTGACTCCCAGCTACGCCAACCATTGTCATTCCGTTTGGCTCTTTACCCATTCAGCGGTAGCGCTTCTGACGCCGGGTTATGCCAGCGGGTGAAGGAGTGGTTGAGCACTCCGTTGACCTTGCACAACGGGGTTGTACAACGCTTCATGATTGCTCCGCCAGTGTTCACTGCACCGGAAACTTTCAGCATGTTGGCGTTCAACCAGCCTGACGTGACGGTTAGCGCGGTCAAGGTCTGTGAAGATGATAGCCGCAGTGTGGTTGTTAGGTTAATGAATGCTAGCAGTAACCATATTGCGCTTGGTGCGCTTCCAGCAGAGTGGCGGGTTCAGCAGGTTGATGGCATGGAGCGTGTTGTCGGAGATGTCACGGCCCAAACGGTTATTCCGCCACAAGGATTAATCGGCCTGCGCCTGAGCAAAGCTAACCCGTAA
- a CDS encoding putative phosphoenolpyruvate-protein phosphotransferase (COG1080,COG1762,COG1925) — MTKSIEFTNPLVNGIHARPAAEIENRTTPFCCQISLLNISKGTKADAKSVLSLVGADVAVGDECQLVFDGTDEQPAFEAMKAFIEGEFADCDEPLECSEADVCQPLPVSLLKAEPVYVRGSIVSRGIGKGCPVVCSQVDLHKLAESVAFEENGPAEETIKKARHILCQQIEQAIAQAKAQGSREELSILKAHLQIASDSLFSQSLAKHSLQGNPILAIAKASDELKAPMLKSQSSYMRERALDIDDLCARLASLVVGKPLQQPVTLVKESILVADNLTPSEFLALDKRWLKGIVLAQAGQTSHTVILARSFGIPVLTAVEAVDAFVQDAESLVLDGLCGCLIRDPNEKVEQFYLLEHHKHLAKTSLLTAYASSKGQSKDGRALSLYANIAVGLEASSAFERGAEGIGLFRTEMLFMDRDDAPSEEQQYDVYREVIEAAAGKTVIIRTLDIGGDKPLPYLEMPEEENPFLGYRAVRMYPQYQHMIESQIRALLRASRHGEVNIMIPMVACMEEVEWIHQLCQQCEAQLTAEGRVTGCWRLGIMVEVPSARYLLEKAAGLIDFISIGSNDLTQYFMACDRGNRQVGALYDSFHPGFIAFLAEIAKTAKTAGIELGICGEMASDKRALPLLLAMGFDEISLSSPNIIQRRADLAQLEYASCCKLLDEVCGLASLDEVKAKIDQFWQQQDHPEILSEQLVVQCHAIDKAGVIKQLTDNLEVHGRAENAVAVEQAIWDREAIFATSLGFGVAVPHCKSAAVNHNSISIAHLEQPIVWNEADGETVSTVIMLTISSHDDEGTHMSIFSKLARKLMHREFRDALMNNALGREQTVSLLKGVLYEQVA, encoded by the coding sequence ATGACTAAATCAATAGAATTTACCAATCCTCTGGTCAATGGTATTCATGCCAGGCCGGCGGCAGAGATAGAAAACCGGACAACCCCCTTTTGTTGCCAGATTTCCCTGCTCAATATAAGCAAGGGGACGAAAGCCGATGCCAAAAGTGTGCTCTCTCTGGTCGGCGCTGATGTTGCTGTTGGCGACGAATGCCAGCTGGTGTTTGACGGAACAGACGAGCAGCCAGCGTTTGAAGCAATGAAGGCATTTATTGAAGGGGAATTTGCCGACTGTGACGAACCACTGGAATGCAGCGAGGCCGATGTCTGTCAGCCACTTCCGGTATCTTTGCTTAAGGCCGAGCCTGTGTATGTACGTGGCAGTATTGTGTCACGCGGTATTGGCAAAGGCTGCCCGGTGGTTTGCAGTCAGGTAGATCTGCACAAGCTGGCTGAAAGTGTTGCGTTCGAAGAGAATGGCCCTGCCGAAGAGACGATAAAAAAAGCGAGGCATATACTGTGCCAGCAAATTGAACAGGCGATTGCACAGGCTAAAGCTCAAGGTAGCCGCGAGGAGTTATCAATCCTTAAAGCGCACCTCCAAATAGCGAGTGACAGTTTGTTTAGCCAATCATTGGCGAAGCATAGCCTGCAGGGTAATCCCATTCTCGCCATAGCCAAGGCGTCTGATGAGCTGAAAGCCCCGATGCTGAAAAGCCAGAGCAGCTATATGCGTGAGCGAGCCTTGGACATTGATGATTTATGTGCCAGGTTAGCCAGTTTGGTGGTGGGTAAGCCGCTACAGCAACCCGTGACCTTGGTTAAAGAGAGTATCCTGGTTGCTGATAACCTAACGCCGAGCGAATTCTTGGCCCTGGACAAACGCTGGCTTAAAGGCATCGTATTGGCACAAGCAGGGCAAACTTCTCACACGGTGATCTTGGCCCGATCATTCGGCATTCCGGTGCTTACTGCTGTTGAGGCTGTCGACGCGTTTGTCCAAGACGCCGAGAGTTTGGTGCTCGATGGCCTCTGTGGGTGTTTGATCCGCGATCCGAATGAAAAAGTCGAGCAGTTCTACCTGCTGGAGCACCACAAGCACTTGGCAAAAACATCGTTGCTGACCGCTTATGCCAGCAGCAAAGGGCAAAGCAAAGATGGCAGGGCTCTGTCCCTGTACGCCAATATTGCCGTGGGGCTGGAAGCGAGCAGTGCATTCGAGCGTGGGGCAGAAGGGATAGGTCTGTTCCGGACCGAGATGCTCTTTATGGATCGGGACGATGCACCGAGTGAAGAGCAACAGTATGATGTGTATCGCGAAGTGATCGAAGCGGCAGCCGGAAAGACCGTGATTATCCGTACGCTCGATATCGGCGGCGATAAACCTTTGCCATACCTCGAGATGCCGGAGGAAGAAAATCCGTTCCTGGGCTACCGTGCGGTACGTATGTACCCGCAATACCAACACATGATTGAAAGCCAAATCCGCGCCTTGCTTAGGGCTTCTCGGCATGGTGAAGTCAATATTATGATCCCTATGGTTGCCTGCATGGAAGAGGTGGAGTGGATTCACCAGCTATGTCAGCAATGTGAAGCCCAGTTAACGGCTGAAGGGCGTGTTACTGGCTGTTGGCGGTTGGGGATCATGGTAGAAGTCCCTTCAGCCCGTTATCTGCTCGAAAAAGCCGCGGGTTTGATCGATTTCATTTCGATTGGCAGCAATGATCTCACCCAGTATTTCATGGCCTGTGACAGAGGCAACCGCCAAGTAGGTGCACTCTACGATAGTTTCCACCCAGGTTTCATCGCCTTCCTTGCAGAGATTGCCAAGACAGCGAAAACCGCGGGCATCGAGCTTGGTATCTGCGGTGAAATGGCAAGCGATAAACGGGCGCTGCCTTTACTTTTGGCGATGGGTTTTGACGAAATCAGTTTATCCTCGCCCAATATCATCCAGCGGCGTGCTGACTTGGCCCAGCTTGAATACGCTTCATGCTGCAAATTGCTGGATGAGGTCTGCGGATTGGCTTCGCTAGACGAGGTTAAAGCCAAGATCGATCAATTCTGGCAGCAACAAGACCATCCTGAGATTTTGTCTGAACAGCTTGTTGTTCAGTGTCATGCTATTGATAAAGCCGGTGTCATCAAGCAGTTGACCGATAACCTCGAAGTACATGGCAGGGCAGAAAACGCCGTTGCGGTAGAGCAGGCGATCTGGGATAGGGAGGCGATTTTTGCGACATCCCTAGGCTTTGGTGTTGCGGTTCCTCACTGTAAATCAGCGGCAGTGAACCATAACAGTATTTCTATTGCTCATCTTGAACAGCCTATTGTTTGGAATGAAGCAGACGGCGAGACGGTTTCTACAGTGATTATGCTTACGATTTCTAGCCATGATGATGAGGGAACGCATATGAGTATTTTCTCCAAGTTGGCTCGAAAATTAATGCACCGTGAATTTAGAGATGCGTTGATGAACAACGCCTTGGGGAGGGAACAAACGGTATCTCTGCTCAAAGGGGTACTGTACGAGCAAGTGGCATAA
- a CDS encoding hypothetical protein (COG4095) has protein sequence MKVISLNVLAVMIMMAVGLPMMIDHPTMLGGVAAACTTLSFLPQVLHTIRTRDTAGISLAMYVLFVFGILCWLIYGLISHDLPLMLGNGITLVLSSIVLLLKLKSKTNERAAA, from the coding sequence ATGAAAGTAATATCGTTGAATGTATTGGCCGTGATGATCATGATGGCCGTAGGTCTTCCTATGATGATTGACCATCCGACAATGCTGGGTGGCGTTGCGGCTGCCTGTACAACCCTGTCATTTCTACCTCAGGTGCTGCATACCATCAGGACCAGGGATACTGCAGGTATTTCATTGGCAATGTACGTCTTGTTTGTCTTTGGTATTCTGTGCTGGTTGATTTATGGCTTAATATCACATGATCTTCCATTGATGCTTGGGAATGGTATTACACTGGTTCTTTCTAGTATTGTTTTGCTTCTTAAGCTGAAGTCAAAAACAAATGAAAGAGCAGCTGCTTGA
- a CDS encoding hypothetical protein (COG3840), with protein sequence MLRLMFFLSIAAVKGKDWLFSMLTMLENISLALTPELEKLNRSEYKTDELDTLATQWSGMWDSVTDNLSFRKPGKQPVRELLAIAECQSRLNIQVVDFEVLSHGGANSSIAQMLACQRNMGDPAAAYSQQVAILTSLPHLVTPRHKTLETKPALKLEKNRKIIQLKAQEDLISLLCFFYLIQVKTNEVNYVFCLCSGLPYWRRAYLYGCGITRDGWQRIRP encoded by the coding sequence ATGTTACGCTTGATGTTTTTCTTAAGTATCGCAGCAGTGAAAGGGAAAGATTGGCTCTTTTCCATGCTGACTATGCTTGAAAATATCAGCCTTGCCTTGACGCCTGAATTAGAAAAGTTAAATCGATCTGAATATAAAACTGATGAGCTAGATACGTTAGCAACACAGTGGAGCGGAATGTGGGACAGTGTCACTGATAATTTGTCATTCCGTAAGCCAGGTAAACAACCTGTTCGTGAATTACTTGCGATAGCTGAATGTCAGTCACGCTTGAATATTCAAGTTGTTGATTTTGAAGTTCTATCTCATGGTGGTGCGAATTCGTCAATTGCACAGATGCTGGCTTGTCAGCGCAATATGGGCGATCCGGCTGCCGCTTATTCTCAACAGGTTGCCATTTTAACCAGCTTGCCCCATCTTGTTACGCCCCGTCATAAAACGCTAGAAACCAAACCAGCTCTAAAACTGGAAAAAAACCGAAAAATAATCCAATTAAAAGCACAGGAAGATCTTATTTCTTTACTGTGCTTTTTCTATTTAATCCAAGTGAAAACTAACGAGGTTAATTATGTATTTTGTTTGTGTAGCGGCTTGCCCTACTGGCGTCGCGCATACTTATATGGCTGCGGAATCACTCGCGATGGTTGGCAAAGAATTAGGCCATGA
- a CDS encoding putative 2-O-a-mannosyl-D-glycerate specific PTS transporten components IIABC (COG1445): protein MYFVCVAACPTGVAHTYMAAESLAMVGKELGHEVKVETQGSLGIENEITAEDIERADGCIIAAEVAIAKKERFSSLPVLECAVADPIKHGNAVFEALCEEINNG from the coding sequence ATGTATTTTGTTTGTGTAGCGGCTTGCCCTACTGGCGTCGCGCATACTTATATGGCTGCGGAATCACTCGCGATGGTTGGCAAAGAATTAGGCCATGAAGTCAAAGTTGAAACCCAAGGCAGCTTAGGTATTGAAAATGAAATTACAGCTGAAGATATAGAACGCGCTGATGGCTGTATTATTGCAGCTGAAGTCGCTATTGCCAAAAAAGAGAGGTTCTCAAGTTTACCTGTCTTAGAGTGCGCTGTTGCTGATCCAATTAAACATGGAAATGCCGTATTTGAAGCATTATGCGAGGAAATAAATAATGGCTAA
- a CDS encoding PTS system, fructose-specific, IIC component (COG1299,COG1445,COG3925) — protein MAKFSMNKKEKSMGTEVKTAIMTGVSYMLPLIIAGAVIMGIARIGASFYGIDNIWDGSHAEAANAVVRLFHAFDGFGGLALSLMLPVVAGYIAFSIADKPGIAPGMVAGLLAKEMGTGFLGALAAGFIAGYIVKLLVTKVKLPKSVASAGPIFIIPVGGTLLACLVMMYIIGDPLAAMNRGLENWLLGMSDGNKIVLAAVVGGMVGFDLGGPINKAAVTTAMAMLASGIYDPNTAAQVAIIIPPIGIGVATLIWKQRFPHSLQDAGKASTLMGLIGVSEGAIPFALANPKIIVVNVIGSAVGSALAVGLGAVNRAPISGFYGWLAVENWLVYVLAIAVGSGIIAVGSLLVFKGEELPKKQEEAKPKFKITRAQ, from the coding sequence ATGGCTAAGTTTTCGATGAATAAAAAAGAAAAGTCGATGGGGACGGAAGTAAAAACCGCCATCATGACCGGGGTTTCGTATATGCTGCCATTGATCATTGCAGGGGCAGTGATCATGGGTATTGCCCGTATCGGGGCCTCATTTTACGGTATCGATAATATATGGGACGGGAGCCATGCTGAGGCAGCCAATGCGGTAGTTCGGTTATTTCATGCATTCGATGGCTTTGGTGGCTTGGCGCTGAGCTTGATGTTACCGGTTGTGGCCGGTTACATCGCATTCTCTATCGCGGATAAGCCTGGGATTGCGCCGGGTATGGTTGCCGGCTTGCTGGCAAAAGAGATGGGAACGGGGTTCCTTGGCGCCTTGGCGGCGGGCTTCATTGCTGGCTATATCGTTAAGTTACTGGTCACGAAAGTTAAACTGCCGAAATCTGTTGCATCAGCAGGCCCTATCTTCATTATCCCTGTTGGCGGTACTTTACTCGCTTGCTTAGTCATGATGTACATCATCGGCGACCCCCTCGCGGCCATGAACCGTGGCTTGGAAAACTGGCTGCTAGGCATGTCCGATGGCAACAAAATTGTCCTGGCGGCGGTTGTCGGAGGCATGGTCGGTTTTGACTTGGGAGGCCCTATCAACAAGGCAGCGGTAACCACGGCAATGGCGATGCTAGCTTCAGGGATCTATGACCCAAATACTGCAGCCCAGGTCGCCATTATTATTCCGCCTATTGGTATTGGTGTTGCTACCCTGATTTGGAAACAGCGCTTCCCGCACTCACTGCAAGATGCCGGCAAGGCATCCACCCTGATGGGGCTGATCGGAGTCTCGGAAGGGGCAATCCCTTTCGCGTTGGCAAACCCCAAGATCATCGTCGTTAACGTCATCGGTTCGGCTGTCGGTTCAGCGCTGGCGGTTGGGCTGGGAGCGGTTAACCGTGCACCTATCTCTGGTTTCTATGGCTGGCTAGCGGTTGAAAACTGGCTGGTGTATGTGCTGGCGATTGCCGTCGGCTCGGGCATCATCGCGGTTGGCTCATTGCTGGTCTTTAAAGGTGAAGAGCTACCGAAAAAACAAGAAGAAGCTAAACCTAAATTCAAAATCACGCGAGCCCAATAA
- a CDS encoding calcineurin-like phosphoesterase (COG1409): MKRFRKSSVALIVSMATAMAMHTASAAEQVQVAFMPDIHFHDVYGDFTDGSFDGLKNSHSGQHATIRTMHAQLTSTRLFNENYFALLAALDDAVKRGVKYIALPGDFSDDGQPVHIRGLKKILDHYAKTYDVEFFAAPGNHDPVRPFDRPSGEGDFLGLEGKTQRIYSKGAKECVGYEGDSAVINAGHELPTICTEEIRELGYDGLMAELADFGFFPQESNLYWETPYSTYTQENYQFNKALTQSSYEQRQYEICHQGTGGSYKQPNYSACFMVPDTSYLVEPVEGLWLLAIDANVYVPNADADTQQPELAANFAGSGNAGYNKMLTHKQQVIDWMESVVERANAEGKTLVAFSHFPMTEFYNGAAETIEDIFGPGNFQLARSPKEDVSEALAKTGLKLHVGGHMHFNDTGVKHYDDGSFLFNIQAPSMAAYVPAYKLLSFKPTRQVEVETVILDKVPRFDELFEHYEEEWRHLKAKGNEEIWNKDVLTSKDYYEFTNWHITELTRMRFLPEEWPCDLKQMVFALDGRQMLILSQLDSPLTQQQVMILTGGRQAVEICQETPVAFEPSKIGDAAFAKAWQQAETRAEQLASDNGLKLEAFANWNGFDLAVDFYRLRNADELAFKDIDRNRMPQYELLASTLAEQAVSGSDSSQFGDVFKQRFGGLFGILTKFANGQPSYHFKLDLDQGTITDLNRQP; the protein is encoded by the coding sequence ATGAAAAGGTTCAGAAAAAGCAGTGTTGCGCTCATCGTCTCTATGGCCACAGCAATGGCAATGCATACAGCCTCTGCCGCTGAGCAGGTTCAAGTTGCCTTTATGCCGGATATTCATTTTCATGATGTGTACGGTGATTTTACCGATGGCAGTTTCGATGGTCTGAAGAACAGCCACAGCGGCCAGCATGCGACTATCCGTACTATGCATGCTCAGCTGACCTCGACCCGTCTGTTTAACGAAAACTACTTTGCCTTGCTGGCGGCGCTGGATGATGCCGTGAAGCGGGGAGTGAAGTATATCGCCTTGCCCGGTGACTTCAGCGATGATGGCCAGCCGGTTCATATCCGCGGCCTCAAGAAAATACTCGATCATTATGCCAAAACCTATGACGTTGAGTTCTTCGCCGCGCCGGGCAACCACGATCCGGTTCGTCCTTTCGATCGACCAAGCGGAGAAGGGGACTTCCTCGGCCTGGAGGGGAAAACCCAGCGAATTTACAGCAAGGGGGCGAAGGAGTGTGTTGGTTACGAAGGCGACAGTGCCGTCATCAATGCCGGCCATGAGCTACCAACGATTTGCACCGAGGAAATCCGTGAGTTGGGTTACGACGGCTTGATGGCTGAGCTGGCGGACTTTGGTTTCTTCCCACAAGAATCCAACCTGTATTGGGAGACTCCGTATTCGACCTATACACAAGAGAATTATCAGTTTAACAAGGCGTTGACCCAGTCAAGCTATGAGCAGCGCCAGTATGAGATTTGTCATCAGGGAACCGGCGGTAGCTACAAGCAGCCGAACTATTCGGCCTGTTTTATGGTTCCTGATACCAGTTACCTGGTTGAGCCTGTGGAAGGTCTGTGGCTGCTTGCGATTGACGCCAATGTCTATGTCCCCAATGCCGATGCCGATACCCAGCAACCAGAGCTTGCCGCTAATTTCGCCGGCTCGGGTAATGCTGGCTACAACAAAATGCTGACCCACAAACAGCAGGTGATTGATTGGATGGAATCGGTGGTGGAAAGGGCAAATGCCGAAGGCAAGACGCTGGTAGCGTTTAGCCATTTCCCGATGACCGAGTTTTACAACGGTGCAGCAGAGACGATAGAAGATATCTTCGGCCCGGGCAACTTCCAGTTGGCACGTTCACCGAAAGAAGATGTTAGCGAAGCGCTGGCGAAAACCGGGCTCAAGCTTCATGTCGGAGGTCATATGCACTTCAATGACACTGGCGTGAAGCATTACGACGATGGCTCGTTCCTGTTCAATATTCAGGCTCCTTCGATGGCGGCCTATGTACCCGCCTACAAGCTGCTTAGTTTTAAGCCCACGCGCCAGGTCGAAGTAGAAACCGTGATCCTGGATAAGGTACCGCGCTTCGACGAGCTGTTCGAGCATTATGAAGAGGAGTGGCGGCACCTTAAAGCCAAAGGTAACGAAGAAATCTGGAATAAGGATGTTTTAACATCGAAGGATTACTACGAGTTTACCAACTGGCATATCACTGAATTAACGAGAATGCGATTCCTGCCAGAAGAGTGGCCTTGTGATTTGAAGCAGATGGTGTTCGCGTTGGACGGTCGCCAGATGCTGATCCTGAGCCAGCTAGACAGTCCGTTAACCCAACAGCAGGTAATGATACTGACAGGTGGTCGCCAGGCCGTAGAAATCTGCCAAGAAACGCCAGTAGCCTTTGAGCCGTCGAAGATTGGCGATGCTGCCTTTGCTAAGGCATGGCAGCAGGCTGAAACTCGTGCTGAGCAGCTAGCCAGCGACAACGGTCTCAAACTGGAGGCTTTTGCTAACTGGAATGGGTTTGATCTCGCTGTTGATTTCTATCGCCTGAGGAATGCCGACGAGCTGGCGTTTAAAGATATTGATCGCAATCGGATGCCGCAATATGAATTGTTGGCAAGTACCTTGGCTGAGCAGGCTGTGAGCGGCTCTGACTCGTCACAGTTCGGTGATGTGTTCAAGCAGCGCTTCGGCGGCCTGTTTGGCATCCTGACCAAGTTTGCCAATGGCCAGCCAAGCTATCACTTTAAGCTGGATCTCGACCAGGGCACCATAACCGATTTGAACCGGCAGCCTTGA